One window of Pyrus communis chromosome 12, drPyrComm1.1, whole genome shotgun sequence genomic DNA carries:
- the LOC137711693 gene encoding uncharacterized protein yields the protein MTSESHKTGTHSSADHGGSRHNKQLDKEIRDMVSTITNRVTDIHKSGSIHHEDEDEHGVRIITLAGSNTGATLRSELDHENMNKSGGLHGGGPAFGDADELSTYVNSNFQAVNNSLMMGGSYTTNDPGVHLDITDVVEPHGGHHGRPERRGWMGKKKEKEKEKEKESFHSDQHDEQVED from the coding sequence ATGACAAGCGAGTCACACAAAACCGGCACCCACTCCTCAGCCGATCACGGAGGCAGCAGGCACAACAAGCAACTCGACAAAGAAATCCGAGACATGGTCTCCACCATCACCAACCGAGTCACCGACATCCACAAGTCCGGCTCCATCCACCATGAGGATGAGGATGAACACGGCGTGAGGATCATCACCCTCGCAGGATCCAACACCGGAGCTACATTGAGGAGTGAGCTGGATCACGAGAACATGAACAAATCTGGAGGGCTTCATGGTGGTGGTCCAGCGTTCGGAGACGCTGATGAGCTGAGCACTTATGTGAACAGCAACTTCCAGGCTGTGAACAACTCCCTCATGATGGGCGGTAGCTACACCACGAATGACCCCGGTGTTCATTTGGACATCACGGATGTTGTGGAGCCGCACGGAGGGCATCACGGGAGGCCGGAGAGGCGGGGGTGGATGGgtaagaagaaggagaaggagaaggagaaggagaaggagagctTCCATAGCGACCAGCATGATGAGCAAGTTGAGGACTGA